Proteins encoded within one genomic window of Apis mellifera strain DH4 linkage group LG1, Amel_HAv3.1, whole genome shotgun sequence:
- the LOC725044 gene encoding TAF5-like RNA polymerase II p300/CBP-associated factor-associated factor 65 kDa subunit 5L isoform X1: MKRLKSELINATIESYLKRRHYQTSDVFCKNNQVYCRTSDEMTLNATAASATSQDNSIIFSAISIDVAAADQAYQRLKMWVNIVLDDKLKMELKGLLYPVFCHLYLEMLHAGNRQAAIQFLKTHQNEFNSETEKDFLEELSSVFSVQDIELRPLVNSFRTRKYKVDMSDVAHLCLQQFLSKHGHIILMQIINTHVTIIKKMNVPETDTEGCEETGLRSEVGINGYVEQPLGTGADREMRELQEAIRLIRNNAHQPLRIFAVNNAVENASSGVIPPNMDKLAVGFSTTEIRLWGINETVLIKPKYEEPSFTFASNIPFLHQFYETSNRMTQGGAVILRGHTDIVHDLRFIPESDILLSVSSDKDMRAWRLNDYTCAAIYSGHNYPIWCMDLSVFNLYVATGSHDRTAKLWSLDRIYPLRIFAGHFLDINCVKFHPNARYLATGSADKTVRLWDKDDGNLLRVYIGAQSTIYSLAFSPDGKYLAAAGDDKSIFVWDLATNALLTELKGHEDTIMNLDWSFDSQYIASGSLDGTIRLWPTHDHIKTVNSNSSNLVPETESPQIYSTYCSSILSLHYYNKNNSLVCIGTVDNL, from the exons atgaaacgTTTAAAGagtgaattaattaatgctACAATTGAGTCATATTTAAAACGACGTCATTATCAG actAGCGACGTTTTTTGTAAAAACAATCAAGTATATTGTAGAACGAGTGATGAAATGACTCTGAATGCAACTGCTGCTTCTGCCACATCTCaagataattcaattatttttagtgcCATTAGTATTGATGTTGCTGCTGCAGATCAAGCATATCAACG gtTAAAGATGTGGGTAAATATTGTActcgatgataaattaaaaatggaattaaaaggGCTTCTATACCCTGTATTTTGTCACTTGTATTTAGAGATGCTACATGCTGGTAATAGGCAAGCAGcaattcaatttctaaaaacgCATCAAAATGAGTTCAACAGTGAAACGgagaaagattttttagaAGAACTATCTAGTGTATTTTCAGTACAAGATATTGAATTAAGACCTTTAGTAAATTCATTTAGAActagaaaatataaagtgGATATGTCTGATGTTGCTCATTTATGTCTTCAACAATTTCTCTCAAAACATggacatataatattaatgcag ataataaatactcatgtgacaataattaaaaaaatgaatgtgcCTGAAACAGACACAGAAGGTTGTGAAGAAACAGGTTTACGTTCTGAAGTAGGAATTAATGGATATGTAGAACAACCATTGGGCACTGGAGCTGATCGTGAAATGAGAGAACTCCAAGAGGCTATAAGATTAATCCGAAATAATGCTCATCAACCTCTACGAATATTTGCAGTAAATAATGCTgttgaaaa tgcAAGTAGTGGTGTAATTCCACCGAATATGGATAAATTAGCAGTAGGATTTAGTACTACAGAAATTAGATTATGGGGTATAAATGAAACAGTATTAATTAAGCCAAAGTATGAAGAACCTTCTTTCACATTTGCCtcgaatattccatttttacatcaattttatgaaacatCGAACAGAAT gaCTCAAGGAGGGGCAGTGATACTTAGAGGTCATACAGATATTGTACATGATTTAAGGTTTATTCCAGAATCTGATATATTACTTTCTGTATCTAGTGATAAAGATATGAGGGCATGGAGACTTAATGATTATACATGTGCAGCTATTTAtag TGGTCATAATTATCCTATATGGTGCATGGATCTTAgtgtattcaatttatatgtaGCAACAGGATCTCATGATAGAACTGCTAAATTATGGTCCTTAGATAGGATATATCCATTACGTATATTCGCTGGTCACTTTTTAGACATAAAT TGCGTAAAATTTCATCCAAATGCTCGATATTTAGCTACTGGATCTGCTGATAAGACTGTGAGATTATGGGATAAAGATGACGGAAATTTATTAAGAGTATATATAGGTGCACAATCAACAATTTATAGTTTAGCTTTTAGTCcggatggaaaatatttggCAGCTGCag gtgATGACAAATCCATTTTTGTTTGGGACTTAGCAACTAATGCATTGTTGACAGAACTCAAAGGTCATGAAGACACAATTATGAATTTAGATTGGAGTTTTGATAGCCAATACATTGCTAGTGGAAGTTTAGATGGCACTATTCGTTTATGGCCTACGCATGATCATATTAAAACTGTTAatag TAATTCATCAAATCTAGTACCTGAAACGGAATCACCACAAATATACTCAACTTATTGTTCGAGTATTCTttctttacattattataataaaaataattcgctCGTGTGCATTGGAACTGtggataatttgtaa
- the LOC725044 gene encoding TAF5-like RNA polymerase II p300/CBP-associated factor-associated factor 65 kDa subunit 5L isoform X2 — translation MLHAGNRQAAIQFLKTHQNEFNSETEKDFLEELSSVFSVQDIELRPLVNSFRTRKYKVDMSDVAHLCLQQFLSKHGHIILMQIINTHVTIIKKMNVPETDTEGCEETGLRSEVGINGYVEQPLGTGADREMRELQEAIRLIRNNAHQPLRIFAVNNAVENASSGVIPPNMDKLAVGFSTTEIRLWGINETVLIKPKYEEPSFTFASNIPFLHQFYETSNRMTQGGAVILRGHTDIVHDLRFIPESDILLSVSSDKDMRAWRLNDYTCAAIYSGHNYPIWCMDLSVFNLYVATGSHDRTAKLWSLDRIYPLRIFAGHFLDINCVKFHPNARYLATGSADKTVRLWDKDDGNLLRVYIGAQSTIYSLAFSPDGKYLAAAGDDKSIFVWDLATNALLTELKGHEDTIMNLDWSFDSQYIASGSLDGTIRLWPTHDHIKTVNSNSSNLVPETESPQIYSTYCSSILSLHYYNKNNSLVCIGTVDNL, via the exons ATGCTACATGCTGGTAATAGGCAAGCAGcaattcaatttctaaaaacgCATCAAAATGAGTTCAACAGTGAAACGgagaaagattttttagaAGAACTATCTAGTGTATTTTCAGTACAAGATATTGAATTAAGACCTTTAGTAAATTCATTTAGAActagaaaatataaagtgGATATGTCTGATGTTGCTCATTTATGTCTTCAACAATTTCTCTCAAAACATggacatataatattaatgcag ataataaatactcatgtgacaataattaaaaaaatgaatgtgcCTGAAACAGACACAGAAGGTTGTGAAGAAACAGGTTTACGTTCTGAAGTAGGAATTAATGGATATGTAGAACAACCATTGGGCACTGGAGCTGATCGTGAAATGAGAGAACTCCAAGAGGCTATAAGATTAATCCGAAATAATGCTCATCAACCTCTACGAATATTTGCAGTAAATAATGCTgttgaaaa tgcAAGTAGTGGTGTAATTCCACCGAATATGGATAAATTAGCAGTAGGATTTAGTACTACAGAAATTAGATTATGGGGTATAAATGAAACAGTATTAATTAAGCCAAAGTATGAAGAACCTTCTTTCACATTTGCCtcgaatattccatttttacatcaattttatgaaacatCGAACAGAAT gaCTCAAGGAGGGGCAGTGATACTTAGAGGTCATACAGATATTGTACATGATTTAAGGTTTATTCCAGAATCTGATATATTACTTTCTGTATCTAGTGATAAAGATATGAGGGCATGGAGACTTAATGATTATACATGTGCAGCTATTTAtag TGGTCATAATTATCCTATATGGTGCATGGATCTTAgtgtattcaatttatatgtaGCAACAGGATCTCATGATAGAACTGCTAAATTATGGTCCTTAGATAGGATATATCCATTACGTATATTCGCTGGTCACTTTTTAGACATAAAT TGCGTAAAATTTCATCCAAATGCTCGATATTTAGCTACTGGATCTGCTGATAAGACTGTGAGATTATGGGATAAAGATGACGGAAATTTATTAAGAGTATATATAGGTGCACAATCAACAATTTATAGTTTAGCTTTTAGTCcggatggaaaatatttggCAGCTGCag gtgATGACAAATCCATTTTTGTTTGGGACTTAGCAACTAATGCATTGTTGACAGAACTCAAAGGTCATGAAGACACAATTATGAATTTAGATTGGAGTTTTGATAGCCAATACATTGCTAGTGGAAGTTTAGATGGCACTATTCGTTTATGGCCTACGCATGATCATATTAAAACTGTTAatag TAATTCATCAAATCTAGTACCTGAAACGGAATCACCACAAATATACTCAACTTATTGTTCGAGTATTCTttctttacattattataataaaaataattcgctCGTGTGCATTGGAACTGtggataatttgtaa